In the Solanum pennellii chromosome 5, SPENNV200 genome, one interval contains:
- the LOC107019980 gene encoding putative methylesterase 11, chloroplastic, with protein MGNSLACFSKKNQTTKIRKKFNKNNIPSTRRSSSNIRRIPPPPPPCISRSTSRKSDRIIYPSSSRIIDHDIDHDYIREQARVAAALLLQHHHQNGTFSQFERSVSLRDPLNCSSRKQKRYNHNNIMPRSSSSRRARSQSDSLPHHMELLRQGSRNVEDLNHKHFVLVHGGGFGAWCWYKTTTLLKESGYHVHAIDLTGSGAHFFDSNNISTLSQYVKPLIDFLEKFHDDKKVILVGHDIGGACISYAMELYPSKVSAAIFVAAAMLKSGQSTLDMFSVQLGLNNLCQRAQIFRYANGKDQPPTSIDYDKSLIKEVLFNQTPTKDVELASVSMRQVPFGPLTEKLSLSSTNYGSIPRFYVKTQDDFAIPASLQEVMIDSNQPEQVFQIKGSDHSPFLSKPQALHKILVEISNIPPKMNLKTI; from the exons ATGGGAAATTCATTAGCATGtttttctaagaaaaatcaaactacaaaaattagaaaaaaattcaacaaaaataatattcctAGTACTAGAAGATCATCATCTAATATTCGTCGtattcctcctcctcctcctccatGTATCTCAAGATCAACTAGTAGAAAATCGGATAGAATAATCTATCCGAGTTCTTCTAGAATTATTGATCATGATATTGATCATGATTATATTCGAGAACAAGCTCGAGTTGCAGCAGCTTTGTTGCTgcaacatcatcatcaaaacGGAACGTTCAGTCAATTTGAACGTTCCGTTTCTCTTAGAGATCCTTTAAATTGTTCTTCAAGGAAGCAAAAGagatataatcataataatattatgCCAAGAAGTTCAAGTTCTCGACGTGCTAGATCACAATCTGATTCACTTCCTCATCACATGGAACTTCTTCGTCAG gGTAGTAGAAATGTTGAAGATTTGAATCACAAACATTTTGTTCTAGTACATGGAGGTGGATTTGGTGCTTGGTGTTGGTACAAAACTACAACACTTCTCAAAGAATCTGGATATCATGTTCATGCAATTGACTTAACTGGTTCTGGTGCACATTTTTTTGATTCCAATAACATTTCTACTCTCTCACAATATGTAAAACCCCTCATTGATTTCCTTGAGAAATTCCACGATGATAAAAAG GTTATATTAGTCGGACATGATATAGGGGGAGCTTGTATCTCTTATGCAATGGAATTGTATCCATCGAAAGTGTCTGCAGCAATTTTCGTTGCTGCAGCAATGTTAAAGAGTGGACAGAGTACACTCGATATGTTCTCTGTACAG CTTGGATTGAACAATTTATGTCAACGCGCTCAAATTTTTCGTTATGCAAATGGGAAGGATCAACCTCCAACATCAATAGATTATGACAAGTCATTGATCAAGGAAGTGTTATTCAATCAAACTCCTACTAAG GATGTTGAATTAGCATCAGTATCAATGAGACAAGTTCCATTTGGACCATTAACAGAGAAACTTTCACTTTCTTCAACAAACTATGGTTCAATTCCAAGATTTTATGTCAAAACACAAGATGATTTTGCAATTCCTGCATCTCTTCAAGAAGTTATGATAGATTCAAATCAACCAGAACAAGTTTTCCAGATTAAAGGCTCCGATCATTCGCCTTTTTTATCGAAACCTCAAGCTCTACACAAGATTTTGgtagaaatttcaaatattcCTCCAAAAATGAATCTCAAAACCATCTAA
- the LOC107020668 gene encoding cell division control protein 48 homolog B, translated as MESSSGSSSCAGEWKAEEAIAGNAEALRVLRELITYPLLYSAESRKLGLKWPRGLLLYGPPGTGKTSLVRAVVQECGAHLIVISPHSVHRAHAGESEKILREAFSEASSHAKLGKPSVIFLDEIDALCPRRDSRREQEIRVASQLFMLMDSIKSSSTSVSHVVVVASTNRPDAIDPALRRAGRFDAEIEVTTPTEEERMHILKLYIKKLQLDASVDLRAVAASCNGYVGADLEALCREAAMSAVRKCSDSNLDDDSYSINMEDWKHARSVVGPSITRGVTVEIPKVSWEDIGGLKDIKKKLQQAVEWPLKHSEAFERLGVSPSRGILLHGPPGCSKTTLAKAAAHAAQASFFSLSGAELYSMYVGEGEALLRNAFRRARLAAPSIIFFDEADVVATKRGGSSSGSSTVGERLLSTLLTEMDGLEQAKGILVLAATNRPHAIDAALMRPGRFDLVLYVPPPDLVARFEVLSVHTRDMKLNNDVNLRQIAEDTELFTGAELEGLCREAGIVALRENISATVVSDRHFQTVKKSLKPALTKEEVASYSSFMNNRSERSAHSFQSISKKRDNKPTKDLLVFATPFTITVISIAMYIGVRYFLMPTETSTRELTST; from the exons ATGGAAAGTAGCAGTGGGAGTAGCAGCTGTGCTGGTGAGTGGAAAGCAGAAGAAGCTATAGCCGGTAATGCTGAAGCTCTTCGAGTTCTCAGAGAACTCATCACCTATCCTCTTCTTTACTCTGCTGAATCTCGAAAACTTGGCCTAAAG TGGCCACGTGGGTTGTTGCTATATGGACCTCCTGGAACTGGAAAG aCAAGCTTAGTTCGAGCAGTTGTTCAAGAATGTGGTGCCCATTTGATTGTAATAAG TCCCCATTCCGTTCACAGGGCTCATGCTGGTGAAAGTGAGAAAATTTTGAGGGAGGCATTTTCAGAAGCATCATCTCATGCAAAATTAGGCAAGCCATCAGTCATCTTTTTAGATGAAATAGATGCTCTTTGTCCTCGTAGAGATTCTAG AAGGGAACAAGAAATTCGTGTAGCCTCTCAACTCTTTATGTTGATGGATTCCATTAAATCCTCATCGACATCAGTATCACATGTTGTTGTGGTAGCATCAACCAATAG GCCCGATGCTATTGATCCAGCTTTAAGAAGGGCTGGACGGTTTGATGCTGAAATTGAAGTCACCACACCTACTGAGGAAGAGCGGATGCATATTCTCAAG CTTTATATAAAGAAGCTTCAATTGGATGCGAGTGTTGATCTTCGAGCAGTTGCTGCATCTTGTAATGGTTATGTTGGGGCAGATTTAGAGGCCCTGTGTCGGGAAGCTGCAATGTCTGCAGTAAGAAAGTGCTCTGACTCAAATCTGGACGACGACTCGTACAGCATTAATATGGAAGATTGGAAGCATGCAAGATCGGTGGTTGGTCCTAGTATAACGAGGGGTGTTACTGTTGAAATCCCGAAGGTTTCTTGGGAAGATATTGGAGGGTTGAAAGACATTAAG AAAAAGCTTCAGCAAGCTGTTGAATGGCCTTTAAAACACTCAGAAGCATTTGAACGGTTGGGAGTATCACCTTCCCGTGGAATCCTTCTTCATGGTCCACCAGGGTGCTCCAAAACAACCCTTGCTAAAGCTGCTGCTCATGCTGCCCAAGCTTCATTCTTTTCCTTGAG TGGTGCAGAGCTGTACTCTATGTATGTTGGTGAGGGTGAAGCTTTATTACGCAATGCTTTCCGAAGAGCTCGCCTTGCAGCACCAAGTATAATATTCTTTGATGAGGCTGATGTTGTTGCAACCAAACG AGGAGGAAGTTCAAGTGGAAGCAGTACGGTTGGAGAGAGACTGTTATCCACCCTCCTAACCGAAATGGATGGCTTAGAGCAGGCTAAA GGAATTCTTGTTTTGGCTGCCACAAATCGCCCCCACGCAATTGATGCTGCACTAATGCGACCAGGAAGATTTGATCTC GTTCTTTATGTTCCCCCTCCTGACTTGGTAGCTCGATTTGAGGTTCTCAGTGTTCATACACGAGATATGAAATTGAATAACGATGTTAATCTGAGACAAATTGCAGAAGACACAGAGCTCTTTACTGGAGCTGAGCTTGAAGGACTATGCAGAGAAGCTGGAATAGTTGCTTTGAGAGAGAACATATCTGCAACAGTTGTATCTGATAGACACTTCCAAACAGTCAAAAAGTCACTCAAGCCAGCACTTACCAAAGAAGAGGTTGCTTCCTATTCTTCCTTCATGAACAATCGATCCGAGAGGTCTGCTCACTCATTTCAATCCATCTCCAAAAAACGCGACAACAAGCCAACCAAAGACTTGTTAGTTTTTGCTACTCCTTTTACTATCACTGTTATTAGTATTGCAATGTACATTGGTGTGAGATACTTTCTGATGCCAACTGAAACATCGACGAGGGAACTAACAAGTACGTAG
- the LOC107020667 gene encoding asparagine synthetase domain-containing protein 1 isoform X2 translates to MCGIAVIVSGIKIILSSLDPNFISPIPLLEQKTLFSVDDIKGVLRRRGPDSLGCKKVLLRARVSSLPGGEQDVVAFVEDEDASEGENFHMGCGDAKEFIRELQFLGATLQLRGINPIVQPLVDMSGNILVYNGEIFGGIQMSSDNNDTEIFMQHLGLCCSHVSSPHNKTHTSGDKQSTVPELLSRIKGPWALIYWQSSSRILWFGRDAFGRRSLLVHWPTKEDPRFLLSSVSPHASVNESSDGEGISKTDFWEELPCGVYSLSIGDLGTDDYLIGEVLKHDWTDPKLKELITWERTSVQPKPEDLHVSHQKVYSRKEDSPLTPSILMESKLASTDCLLTSLPHRVMIALQESIMRRTALNTIYQATSVDYTNKCNAPVAVLFSGGLDSMILAALLDKCMDAKYEIDLLNVSFDGPFAPDRISARAGLKELQKVAPSRRWKLVEIDADLLKLTSETKHVMSLINPARTYMDLNIGIALWLAASGDGCLQDETGNDDTCVSVKYKSAARILLVGAGADEQCAGYGRHRTKYRNGSWLALNDEMKLDMQRIWKRNLGRDDRCIADNGKEARFPFLDEDVIRILLDIPLWEIADLNQPIGIGDKKILREVAHLLGLSEAASLPKRAIQFGSRIARESNRKNFGSNRAANQASAGSVTIHRNNS, encoded by the exons ATGTGTGGCATAGCAGTGATTGTGTCTGGAATTAAGataattttatcatctttagACCCAAATTTTATCTCTCCAATACCTCTATTGGAACAAAAG ACTTTATTTTCAGTGGATGACATAAAAGGGGTGTTAAGAAGAAGGGGTCCAGATAGTTTGGGATGCAAGAAAGTTTTACTTCGTGCCAGGGTTTCATCTTTACCAGGTGGGGAGCAAGATGTTGTTGCCTTTGTGGAGGATGAAGATGCGAGTGAAGGAGAGAATTTTCATATGGGCTGTGGCGATGCTAAAGAATTCATTAGAGAATTGCAATTTCTTGGTGCTACATTGCAGCTTAGGGGCATAAATCCTATTGTTCAACCATTGGTTGACATGTCAGGGAACATCCTTGTTTATAATG GTGAAATATTTGGAGGCATCCAGATGAGTAGCGATAACAATGACACTGAAATTTTTATGCAACATCTAGGACTATGTTGTTCTCATGTTTCCTCTCCGCATAATAAAACTCATACTTCTGGGGATAAGCAAAGTACTGTTCCAGAACTTCTTTCCAGAATCAAGGGGCCTTGGGCTTTGATTTATTGGCAG AGTAGTTCAAGAATATTATGGTTTGGTCGAGATGCATTTGGAAGGCGAAGCCTTCTTGTTCACTGGCCAACAAAGGAGGACCCTCGGTTTCTGCTGTCTTCTGTATCACCACATGCCTCTGTAAATGAAAGTTCTG ATGGAGAGGGAATATCCAAAACAGACTTCTGGGAAGAACTTCCATGCGGTGTGTACAGTTTGTCTATTGGTGATTTAGGAACAGATGACTATTTAATTGGTGAAGTTTTGAAGCATGACTGGACAGATCCAAAACTGAAGGAGTTAATCACTTGGGAGAGAACTTCTGTCCAACCAAAACCAGAGGACTTGCATGTTTCTCACCAAAAGGTTTATAGCAGGAAAGAGGACTCGCCTTTAACTCCTTCCATTCTGATGGAATCTAAGTTAG CTTCTACAGACTGCCTACTTACATCGCTACCACATAGGGTAATGATTGCTTTACAAGAGTCAATAATGCGACGCACTGCATTAAATACAATCTACCAG GCCACTTCAGTTGACTACACAAATAAATGCAATGCTCCAGTTGCCGTGCTCTTTTCTGGTGGATTAGACTCTATGATACTAGCAGCATTACTAGATAAGTGCATGGATGCCAAAT ATGAAATTGATCTGCTAAATGTAAGCTTTGACGGTCCATTTGCTCCTGATAGAATCTCTGCTAGAGCAGGTCTAAAGGAACTACAAAAAGTTGCCCCATCAAGAAG ATGGAAACTTGTAGAGATTGATGCTGATCTGCTTAAGCTGACCTCTGAAACGAAGCATGTCATGTCACTAATAAATCCTGCAAGGACCTACATG GATCTGAATATTGGTATTGCTCTGTGGTTGGCTGCTAGCGGTGACGGTTGTTTGCAAGATGAAACAGGCAACGATGATACCTGTGTCAGTGTCAAGTACAAATCTGCAGCTCGGATTCTCCTAGTTGGTGCTGGTGCAGATGAACAATGTGCTGGATATGGTCGGCATAGGACAAAATATAGAAATGGAAG CTGGTTAGCTCTGAATGATGAAATGAAACTAGACATGCAGCGGATTTGGAAGAGAAACCTTGGGAGAGATGATCGGTGTATTGCCGACAATGGCAAGGAG GCCAGGTTCCCTTTCTTGGATGAGGATGTCATTAGGATTTTGCTAGATATTCCGTTGTGGGAGATCGCTGACCTTAATCAACCAATTGGTATTGGTGACAAGAAAATCTTGCGAGAG GTTGCACATTTACTTGGTTTGTCTGAAGCAGCTTCACTTCCAAAAAGAGCAATTCAG TTTGGTTCAAGAATTGCAAGAGAATCAAATCGGAAAAATTTTGGAAGCAACCGTGCAGCCAATCAAGCATCTGCTGGAAGTGTAACGATACACAGAAATAACTCATAA
- the LOC107020667 gene encoding asparagine synthetase domain-containing protein 1 isoform X1, with translation MCGIAVIVSGIKIILSSLDPNFISPIPLLEQKTLFSVDDIKGVLRRRGPDSLGCKKVLLRARVSSLPGGEQDVVAFVEDEDASEGENFHMGCGDAKEFIRELQFLGATLQLRGINPIVQPLVDMSGNILVYNGEIFGGIQMSSDNNDTEIFMQHLGLCCSHVSSPHNKTHTSGDKQSTVPELLSRIKGPWALIYWQSSSRILWFGRDAFGRRSLLVHWPTKEDPRFLLSSVSPHASVNESSEFADGEGISKTDFWEELPCGVYSLSIGDLGTDDYLIGEVLKHDWTDPKLKELITWERTSVQPKPEDLHVSHQKVYSRKEDSPLTPSILMESKLASTDCLLTSLPHRVMIALQESIMRRTALNTIYQATSVDYTNKCNAPVAVLFSGGLDSMILAALLDKCMDAKYEIDLLNVSFDGPFAPDRISARAGLKELQKVAPSRRWKLVEIDADLLKLTSETKHVMSLINPARTYMDLNIGIALWLAASGDGCLQDETGNDDTCVSVKYKSAARILLVGAGADEQCAGYGRHRTKYRNGSWLALNDEMKLDMQRIWKRNLGRDDRCIADNGKEARFPFLDEDVIRILLDIPLWEIADLNQPIGIGDKKILREVAHLLGLSEAASLPKRAIQFGSRIARESNRKNFGSNRAANQASAGSVTIHRNNS, from the exons ATGTGTGGCATAGCAGTGATTGTGTCTGGAATTAAGataattttatcatctttagACCCAAATTTTATCTCTCCAATACCTCTATTGGAACAAAAG ACTTTATTTTCAGTGGATGACATAAAAGGGGTGTTAAGAAGAAGGGGTCCAGATAGTTTGGGATGCAAGAAAGTTTTACTTCGTGCCAGGGTTTCATCTTTACCAGGTGGGGAGCAAGATGTTGTTGCCTTTGTGGAGGATGAAGATGCGAGTGAAGGAGAGAATTTTCATATGGGCTGTGGCGATGCTAAAGAATTCATTAGAGAATTGCAATTTCTTGGTGCTACATTGCAGCTTAGGGGCATAAATCCTATTGTTCAACCATTGGTTGACATGTCAGGGAACATCCTTGTTTATAATG GTGAAATATTTGGAGGCATCCAGATGAGTAGCGATAACAATGACACTGAAATTTTTATGCAACATCTAGGACTATGTTGTTCTCATGTTTCCTCTCCGCATAATAAAACTCATACTTCTGGGGATAAGCAAAGTACTGTTCCAGAACTTCTTTCCAGAATCAAGGGGCCTTGGGCTTTGATTTATTGGCAG AGTAGTTCAAGAATATTATGGTTTGGTCGAGATGCATTTGGAAGGCGAAGCCTTCTTGTTCACTGGCCAACAAAGGAGGACCCTCGGTTTCTGCTGTCTTCTGTATCACCACATGCCTCTGTAAATGAAAGTTCTG AATTTGCAGATGGAGAGGGAATATCCAAAACAGACTTCTGGGAAGAACTTCCATGCGGTGTGTACAGTTTGTCTATTGGTGATTTAGGAACAGATGACTATTTAATTGGTGAAGTTTTGAAGCATGACTGGACAGATCCAAAACTGAAGGAGTTAATCACTTGGGAGAGAACTTCTGTCCAACCAAAACCAGAGGACTTGCATGTTTCTCACCAAAAGGTTTATAGCAGGAAAGAGGACTCGCCTTTAACTCCTTCCATTCTGATGGAATCTAAGTTAG CTTCTACAGACTGCCTACTTACATCGCTACCACATAGGGTAATGATTGCTTTACAAGAGTCAATAATGCGACGCACTGCATTAAATACAATCTACCAG GCCACTTCAGTTGACTACACAAATAAATGCAATGCTCCAGTTGCCGTGCTCTTTTCTGGTGGATTAGACTCTATGATACTAGCAGCATTACTAGATAAGTGCATGGATGCCAAAT ATGAAATTGATCTGCTAAATGTAAGCTTTGACGGTCCATTTGCTCCTGATAGAATCTCTGCTAGAGCAGGTCTAAAGGAACTACAAAAAGTTGCCCCATCAAGAAG ATGGAAACTTGTAGAGATTGATGCTGATCTGCTTAAGCTGACCTCTGAAACGAAGCATGTCATGTCACTAATAAATCCTGCAAGGACCTACATG GATCTGAATATTGGTATTGCTCTGTGGTTGGCTGCTAGCGGTGACGGTTGTTTGCAAGATGAAACAGGCAACGATGATACCTGTGTCAGTGTCAAGTACAAATCTGCAGCTCGGATTCTCCTAGTTGGTGCTGGTGCAGATGAACAATGTGCTGGATATGGTCGGCATAGGACAAAATATAGAAATGGAAG CTGGTTAGCTCTGAATGATGAAATGAAACTAGACATGCAGCGGATTTGGAAGAGAAACCTTGGGAGAGATGATCGGTGTATTGCCGACAATGGCAAGGAG GCCAGGTTCCCTTTCTTGGATGAGGATGTCATTAGGATTTTGCTAGATATTCCGTTGTGGGAGATCGCTGACCTTAATCAACCAATTGGTATTGGTGACAAGAAAATCTTGCGAGAG GTTGCACATTTACTTGGTTTGTCTGAAGCAGCTTCACTTCCAAAAAGAGCAATTCAG TTTGGTTCAAGAATTGCAAGAGAATCAAATCGGAAAAATTTTGGAAGCAACCGTGCAGCCAATCAAGCATCTGCTGGAAGTGTAACGATACACAGAAATAACTCATAA